AACCCAACTGACAATTACCAAAGTAGCTAATCTACCACCAGCACCAGCTAAAGCGTCACTAGTGAACCATAGCACGCAGCATCAATCCAAAAAGCGTAAGATTCGCAGCGACAGTACAAGTCCTGTCCAGAATTCGGACACTGTCGTTGTAGAAAAATCGAAACGTCCACCACCTGCTGCAACGGCAATGACTCCGGCTAGAGGAGCGAAGAAATTCAAGCGTGAATTCGCCGCTCAGCAATCAAAGTTAACATTCGAGGACATTGGTGGCATGAAGAAAGTTTTGCAGGAACTGTGCGAGTTGCTGATGCACATCAAACACCCGGAAGTGTATCGACACATTGGATTGCCGCCACCTAGAGGTTTCTTGTTACACGGTCCGCCAGGAAGTGGCAAAACCTTGCTGGCGCATGCAATAGCCGGTGTAAGTGGttttgtaattgtttggaTGCCAAACCGAATTTGAATTTCTCGTTGTCTTTCCGCAGCAATTGAACATCGGACTGATTCCAATTGCAGCCACCGAACTCGTAGCTGGCGTTTCCGGCGAATCGGAAGAACGAATTCGTGACCTATTCGAACAAGCAGTTGCTCTGGCACCGTGCGTCTTGTTCATCGACGAAATTGACGCAATTTCATCGAATCGCCTGAATGCCCAAAAGGACATGGAACGTCGCATTGTTGCCCAATTGCTCAGCTGCTTGGATGGATTGTCCCAGCACGAACACGGCGATCAAGTATTAATTATCGGTGCTACGAATCGACCTGACGCTCTCGATCCCGCTCTGAGACGTGTCGGTCGTTTCGATCAAGAAATTTCGCTTGGCATTCCGGATCGCAATGACCGGGCCAATATACTGCAGTGCATTTGCAGACGACTAACCATCGGATGTCCGTTTGATTATGACCAGTTGGGCGCTTTGACACCAGGCTATGTCGGTGCAGATTTATTGGCATTGGCTTCACGTGCAGCTTCCATTGCAGTGAAACGAGCCTTTAATGCGAAACAACGCGATACATTGACCAATGTCGATGTGGCGGCAGTCGATAAACTTTTGATGGAAATTGACAAGTTGCCCATGTCGACTGCATCGCCTGATTCAATTGTAAAGGAAAATGGAGTGGCTGCGCAGGAAAAGGAAGCTACGGATCAATCGAAAAATGGCACTGACTTGTCGAATATCACAGAAGACAAAGGAAGCGGTGAAGAGCATAAAGACAAAGAGCCTATTGACGTTGAAACTGCTGAGCCAACAGTACCGGATGCAAGCACAATCGAACCCATAAATGAAGATACCGTACCGCCGACCGAAGCCGAAAATATACCAAATGAAACCACAGCAATGCAAGTGGATGAACCAACCGGTGAGGACAACGAAAAAGTCGCAGATGGTGGCGAAGACGATGACATCATCGAAGTGGTCGATGATTGCAGCGGTATAATTAAGAGCGACAAACCCATCCATTCCCAAATATCGTTCGAAGCCATGAAATTGTGGCTCAGCGACGACAAACCGATAATGACCGCAGACGACTTGGACGATCTGTGCATTACAATGACAGACTTCGTCGAGGCATTGAAGGTGGTACAGCCGTCAGCCAAACGTGAAGGATTCATTACCGTTCCCGATGTGACATGGGATGACATCGGTTCGTTGCGCGACATCCGCGAAGAATTACAGTTGGCCGTTCTGGCTCCAGTTAAATTCCCGAAAAAGTTGCAAGCATTGGGCTTACATTCACCGTCTGGTGTATTGTTATGTGGTCCGCCAGGCTGTGGCAAAACATTACTCGCCAAGGCTGTCGCCAATGAGGCTggtatcaatttcatttcggtTAAAGGA
This genomic stretch from Bradysia coprophila strain Holo2 chromosome II, BU_Bcop_v1, whole genome shotgun sequence harbors:
- the LOC119073177 gene encoding nuclear valosin-containing protein-like; the protein is MMGDQVGDIMRKSKPILHDPNIIPRVKQYLEENVHKTYVDVTDMARVLQERYRAEYGRRKMAPFRQLVEQAYKTVLHSYGLDSNPSSDENEESDLEFMDDRSGNHVVNNMLTDMYLNKNVQKKPVSNEIAINISSDESDDDTDMTQKTSERSEKATHPITANATQLTITKVANLPPAPAKASLVNHSTQHQSKKRKIRSDSTSPVQNSDTVVVEKSKRPPPAATAMTPARGAKKFKREFAAQQSKLTFEDIGGMKKVLQELCELLMHIKHPEVYRHIGLPPPRGFLLHGPPGSGKTLLAHAIAGQLNIGLIPIAATELVAGVSGESEERIRDLFEQAVALAPCVLFIDEIDAISSNRLNAQKDMERRIVAQLLSCLDGLSQHEHGDQVLIIGATNRPDALDPALRRVGRFDQEISLGIPDRNDRANILQCICRRLTIGCPFDYDQLGALTPGYVGADLLALASRAASIAVKRAFNAKQRDTLTNVDVAAVDKLLMEIDKLPMSTASPDSIVKENGVAAQEKEATDQSKNGTDLSNITEDKGSGEEHKDKEPIDVETAEPTVPDASTIEPINEDTVPPTEAENIPNETTAMQVDEPTGEDNEKVADGGEDDDIIEVVDDCSGIIKSDKPIHSQISFEAMKLWLSDDKPIMTADDLDDLCITMTDFVEALKVVQPSAKREGFITVPDVTWDDIGSLRDIREELQLAVLAPVKFPKKLQALGLHSPSGVLLCGPPGCGKTLLAKAVANEAGINFISVKGPELLNMYVGESERAVRQCFQRARNSAPCVIFFDEFDSLCPKRSDSGENNGSSRVVNQLLTEMDGIEDRKGVFLMAATNRPDIVDPAVMRPGRLDKILYVGLPALEDRIEILKAVTKNKPILGDDVDINELATLTDSYTGADLAGLVRQASLYALKESIASSSSTSQISVNKANFFNALKNTKSSISEQDKRHYEKLRKIYTVVQD